The following are encoded together in the Strongyloides ratti genome assembly S_ratti_ED321, chromosome : 2 genome:
- a CDS encoding Astacin-like metalloendopeptidase: MAYYNYTIRRKNINNYLIFYINFFLSILSINYISAQDFSSLISLFGSGIGNSASTTGGTVSTGIAGNPPTSPGNALASLIGAFSPDAKSPLAGNDPISQMFSLGQTIANNLPPETFKLPPMNGNNKITPIPFRSPLNNKRNKKKNENFFGNKEITNGIKTSTENSFNVTEVSKNVGKRKRGSKKHNKKRRTKRPRKTTSNLSTTIKLFSTTEVPITQNQQFDEIQRRNIIRTTPIPNLFFDTSVIEDWAIRKNREFKERRSVQSDSYRPPNIMTSFSHDSAPKNGWGKIMNNFGRNFNSFISEMTQYTKTADLSQLQQPLSLPPIQPPSGNPITETSIVTPQPLPDTNPLSTKNLMLGFLKAMSRDPTAILQPLPEINDGTEQGRNRPLMDKLFESDIVLTNNQARAIVLAEAEKRDPNLRRRVKRKVITGAVYRWKKEIGIPYSFHESDNDHKWRNLIRSALELWESETCLRFKENGIGKDRLLFFRGGGCYSSVGRVGGAQKISIGHGCDDKGIISHEVGHALGFWHEQSRYDRDTYIYLRKKFIIKGTDGNFALRTESEIDSMGLPYDLGSVMHYGPNAFTTDWSEITIATKDKNYQHTIGQRLKPSFIDVKQVNRLYCMNECSLTQNKCKHGGYPDPNNCKICKCPDGLGDKFCQKAEDTSSEGSECGGEILALPNVWNHLTYKGKNRCVWRISANNARIRFILDTAEYTCQTTCKSFVEFKHNSDFQQTGFRACCPDEYKNIQVVSDQAEVIIIHDGRQNLYTDGKFSIRYIQDEGKPLPPPPPAIWVPGKENRNFRGIDSSKTGIIEKFILNAIPQIRDPKRPAESMLSIFTDYVASSLLGATRDK, translated from the coding sequence atggcatattataattatactattcgaaggaaaaatataaataattatctaatattttatattaatttttttctatctattttatctattaattATATCTCAGCACAAGATTTTTCCTCATTAATATCACTTTTTGGTTCTGGTATTGGTAATTCTGCCTCTACCACAGGAGGAACTGTATCAACAGGTATTGCTGGTAATCCACCAACAAGTCCTGGAAATGCATTAGCATCATTAATTGGTGCATTTTCACCTGATGCTAAATCTCCACTTGCTGGAAATGATCCTATAAGTCAGATGTTTTCACTTGGTCAAACAATTGCAAATAATCTTCCACcagaaacatttaaattaccACCTATGAatggaaataataaaataacaccAATTCCATTTAGATCaccattaaataataaaagaaataagaaaaaaaatgaaaatttttttggtaataaagaaataacaaATGGTATTAAAACATCAACTGAAAATAGTTTTAATGTAACAGAAGTATCAAAAAATGTTGGAAAACGTAAACGTGGATctaaaaaacataataaaaaaaggagAACAAAAAGACCAAGAAAGACAACAAGTAACTTAAGtacaacaataaaattattctcCACAACTGAGGTACCAATTACTCAAAATCAACAATTTGATGAAATACAAAgaagaaatataattagaACAACACCAATAcctaatttattttttgatacatCAGTAATAGAAGATTGGgctattagaaaaaatagaGAATTTAAGGAACGTCGTAGTGTTCAAAGTGATAGTTATCGACCCCCAAATATAATGACATCTTTTTCTCATGATTCAGCACCTAAAAATGGTTGGGgtaaaataatgaataattttggaagaaattttaattcatttatatCAGAAATGACACAATATACAAAGACTGCTGATTTATCACAATTACAACAACCATTATCTTTACCACCAATACAACCACCATCTGGTAATCCAATTACTGAAACATCTATAGTAACACCTCAACCACTTCCTGATACTAATCCATTAtcaactaaaaatttaatgttagGATTTTTAAAAGCTATGTCTCGTGATCCAACTGCAATACTTCAACCATTACCAGAAATAAATGATGGAACAGAACAAGGAAGAAATCGTCCATTAAtggataaattatttgaaagtgatattgttttaacaaataatcaGGCTCGTGCAATAGTTTTAGCAGAGGCTGAAAAACGAGATCCAAATTTAAGAAGGAGAGTTAAAAGAAAAGTAATTACTGGTGCTGTATATAGATGGAAAAAAGAAATTGGTATACCTTATAGTTTTCATGAATCTGATAATGACCATAAATGGAGAAATTTAATACGATCTGCTTTAGAATTATGGGAAAGTGAAACATGTTTAagatttaaagaaaatggtATAGGAAAAGATAGATTACTATTCTTTCGTGGTGGTGGTTGTTATTCATCTGTTGGTAGAGTTGGTGGTGCacaaaaaatatcaattggACATGGATGTGATGATAAAGGAATTATATCACATGAAGTAGGACATGCATTAGGTTTTTGGCATGAACAAAGTAGATATGATAGagatacatatatatatttaagaaaaaaatttattattaaaggtACAGATGGTAATTTTGCTTTAAGAACAGAAAGTGAAATTGATTCTATGGGATTACCATATGATTTAGGTAGTGTTATGCATTATGGACCAAATGCTTTTACAACAGATTGGAGTGAAATAACAATTGCtacaaaagataaaaattatcaacatACAATTGGTCAAAGATTAAAACCAAGTTTTATTGATGTTAAACAAGTAAATAGATTATATTGTATGAATGAATGTTCACTTACacaaaataaatgtaaacaTGGAGGATATCCAGATccaaataattgtaaaatttgtaaatgtCCTGATGGTCTTGGTGATAAATTTTGCCAAAAAGCAGAAGATACCTCATCAGAAGGTTCTGAATGTGGTGGTGAAATATTAGCATTACCAAATGTTTGGAATCATTTAACATATAAAGGAAAAAATCGTTGTGTATGGAGAATTTCAGCAAATAATGCGAGAAtaagatttattttagataCAGCAGAGTATACATGTCAGACGACGTGTAAATCGTTTGTTGAATTTAAACATAATTCTGATTTTCAACAAACGGGTTTTCGTGCTTGTTGTCCtgatgaatataaaaatattcaagtTGTTTCAGATCAAGCAGAAGTAATTATTATTCATGATGGTagacaaaatttatatacagatggaaaattttctattagATATATTCAAGATGAAGGTAAACCATTACCACCACCACCTCCAGCTATTTGGGTACCTGGAAAAGAAAATAGAAACTTCCGTGGTATTGATAGTAGTAAGACTggtattattgaaaaattcaTATTAAATGCAATTCCTCAAATAAGAGACCCAAAAAGACCAGCAGAAAGTATGTTAAGTATTTTTACAGATTATGTTGCTAGTAGTTTACTAGGAGCAACAAGagacaaataa